The following are encoded together in the Vigna angularis cultivar LongXiaoDou No.4 chromosome 9, ASM1680809v1, whole genome shotgun sequence genome:
- the LOC108321362 gene encoding cationic peroxidase 1 yields MAAISQQRVKICLVLLCLVSASAYSTSSSTTSSGTLSISLLNPLFYAIKCPQALDTIKKLVMNALANDPRMGASLLRLHFHDCFVQGCDASVLLADTGTFRGEQSALPNVNSLRGFEVVEKIKYALEHECPGVVSCADILAVAARDSVVALGGPGWPVSLGRRDSTTASFSGANTDLPSPFLNLDGLIAAFQKKLFTANEMVALSGAHTIGRARCLLFRSRIYNETDIDSTYANQMRTYCPKAGGDSNLSPIDITTKDVFDGAYYTNLINKKGLFHSDQQLFSGGSTATQVKSYSTFPSLFKFDFANAMLKMSNLSPLTGTQGQIRKVCSRVN; encoded by the exons ATGGCTGCAATTTCTCAACAAAGGGTCAAAATCTGTTTGGTCTTATTATGTCTTGTTTCAGCTTCAGCTTATTCAACATCTTCGTCAACAACTAGTTCTGGCACTTTATCTATTTCTCTGCTAAACCCCCTTTTTTATGCTATCAAGTGTCCCCAAGCTCTCGACACCATTAAGAAACTAGTAATGAATGCTTTGGCAAATGACCCTCGCATGGGTGCTTCCTTGCTCCGTCTTCATTTCCATGATTGCTTTGTCCAA GGATGTGACGCATCGGTTTTGTTAGCGGACACAGGAACTTTCAGAGGCGAACAAAGTGCCTTACCTAATGTGAATTCTCTAAGGGGTTTTGAAGTcgtagagaaaataaaatatgcacTAGAGCATGAATGCCCCGGTGTTGTATCTTGCGCTGACATTTTAGCAGTTGCTGCAAGGGATTCTGTTGTTGCT CTTGGTGGACCTGGATGGCCTGTTAGCTTGGGCAGAAGAGACTCAACCACTGCAAGTTTCAGTGGAGCCAACACTGATCTACCATCTCCCTTTCTCAATCTTGATGGTCTTATCGCTGCCTTCCAAAAGAAGCTTTTCACAGCAAATGAAATGGTGGCTTTATCAG GTGCTCACACAATTGGAAGAGCCAGATGTTTACTATTCCGATCAAGGATTTATAACGAGACCGATATAGACTCAACTTATGCAAACCAAATGAGAACTTATTGTCCCAAGGCTGGTGGTGATAGCAACTTGTCTCCCATAGACATCACCACCAAAGATGTTTTCGACGGTGCTTACTAcacaaatttaattaacaaaaaggGTCTTTTCCACTCTGATCAACAACTCTTCAGTGGCGGTTCCACGGCCACCCAGGTCAAATCTTACAGCACTTTCCCGTCACTCTTTAAATTCGATTTCGCTAACGCCATGCTCAAGATGAGCAACCTTAGCCCACTCACCGGCACGCAGGGTCAGATCAGAAAAGTGTGCAGCAGAGTGAATTGA
- the LOC108321360 gene encoding cationic peroxidase 1, translating into MAAIKLSICLLLCLIGAASGGSANKLRPDFYNLQCPLALQIIREEVTTALKKEPTMGLAFFSLHFTDCFVQGCDASILLKDTQNFTGEQSAVPDAGSTNGTDIIEKIKGRLEKLCPGVVSCADIVAVAARDSVVAQGGPSWNVRLGRRDSTTSNISAVSTDLPSPFMNLSQLLATFGKKNFTAKEMVAFTGVHTVGFIRCLFFRTRIYNESNIDPSYARSLQEKCPFVGGDDNLAPLDRSTPHQFDNAYYKNLLVKKGLLHSDQELYNGGSTDSIVEFYASNALLFRRDFANTAIKMGNFGPLTGTRGQIRTQCSKVN; encoded by the exons ATGGCTGCAATTAAACTCTCGATTTGTTTGCTTTTATGCCTTATTGGGGCAGCTTCTGGTGGTTCTGCTAATAAGTTACGCCCAGacttttataatttacaatGTCCCCTGGCACTTCAAATCATTAGGGAAGAAGTAACCACTGCTTTGAAGAAGGAACCTACCATGGGTTTAGCCTTCTTCAGTCTTCATTTCACTGATTGCTTTGTTCaa GGATGCGATGCATCAATTCTGCTAAAAGACACACAAAATTTCACGGGCGAACAAAGTGCTGTTCCCGATGCTGGTTCTACAAATGGCACGGATATTATAGAGAAGATAAAGGGTAGACTGGAAAAACTGTGCCCTGGTGTTGTTTCTTGCGCTGACATTGTAGCTGTTGCTGCAAGAGATTCTGTTGTTGCT CAAGGTGGACCAAGTTGGAACGTTCGATTGGGTAGAAGAGACTCAACAACTTCTAATATAAGTGCTGTTTCAACAGATTTACCTTCTCCCTTTATGAATCTTTCTCAACTTCTTGCTACATTCGGCAAAAAGAATTTCACAGCCAAAGAAATGGTTGCTTTTACAG GTGTTCACACCGTAGGCTTCATCAGATGCTTATTCTTCAGAACAAGGATTTATAACGAAAGCAATATTGATCCCTCGTATGCAAGATCATTGCAAGAAAAGTGTCCCTTCGTAGGTGGTGATGATAACTTAGCTCCTTTAGATCGTTCCACTCCACACCAATTTGACAATGCTTATTACAAGAATTTGCTGGTGAAAAAGGGTCTCTTACACTCTGATCAAGAGCTCTATAATGGTGGTTCCACGGATTCAATAGTTGAATTTTATGCATCCAACGCTTTACTCTTCAGAAGAGATTTTGCTAACACAGCGATCAAGATGGGAAACTTTGGTCCTCTTACTGGCACCCGTGGCCAAATCAGAACACAGTGCAGCAAAGTTAACTGA